A single genomic interval of Daucus carota subsp. sativus chromosome 1, DH1 v3.0, whole genome shotgun sequence harbors:
- the LOC108204183 gene encoding derlin-2.2 — protein sequence MAQAVEEWYKQMPIITRSYLTAAIVTTIGCSLEIISPYNLYLNPMLVVKHYQFWRLVTNFLYFRKMDLDFLFHMFFLARYCKLLEENSFRGRTADFFYMLLFGATVLTGIVLIGGMIPYVSESFAKIIFLSNSLTFMMVYVWSKQNPFIHMSFLGLFTFTAAYLPWVLLGFSVLVGANAWVDLLGMIAGHAYYFLEDVYPKMTGRRPLKTPSFIRSLFADDPVVVARPANVRFAAPPVDEGH from the exons ATGGCACAAGCAGTAGAAGAATGGTATAAACAGATGCCTATTATCACACGCTCGTATCTCACTGCTGCTATTGTTACTACTATTGGCTGTTCTCTTGAA ATAATTTCGCCTTACAATTTGTACTTGAACCCAATGCTCGTGGTTAAACACTATCAGTTCTGGCGATTGGTTACAAATTTCTTGTACTTCCGAAAGATGG ACTTGGACTTCCTGTTTCACATGTTCTTTCTTGCTCGATACTGCAAGCTTCTCGAGGAGAACTCTTTTAGGGGAAGGACAGCGGATTTCTTTTACATGCTCTTATTTGGTGCCACTGTCTTAACCGGGATTGTCCTCATTGGGGGGATGATACCTTATGTCTCAGAGTCTTTTGCAAAGATTATATTCCTTAGCAATTCACTGACATTCATGATG GTGTATGTCTGGAGCAAGCAAAATCCATTTATCCACATGAGTTTCTTGGGTCTCTTTACGTTCACAGCAGCGTACCTCCCTTGG GTTCTTCTGGGGTTTTCTGTCCTTGTTGGTGCCAATGCCTGGGTTGATTTACTG GGCATGATAGCTGGCCATGCTTATTACTTTCTTGAAGACGTGTATCCAAAGATGACTGGTCGGCGGCCCCTCAAAACTCCCTCTTTTATCAGATCACTTTTTgcagatgatccagtagtagttGCAAGACCTGCTAACGTGAGATTTGCTGCTCCGCCAGTAGATGAAGGTCATTAA